The segment CCAGGTGGCCTTATCcacctctccatttttttttttggcggggcgggggggggggcggcgagtcacacccagtgatactcagtggttacttctggctctgcactcaggaattactgatgGGTgatgggtggtgcttgggggaccatataggatgctggggattgaacccaggttggccgcatgcaaggcaaatgccctcctctctgtgctatcactctggtttcCTCTCCATATTGCTGCCTCTGGTCTCCAAAGGCCATCTTTGTTGTTCCCCTGCATGTCTCTGCAGGAGAACCCTGAGATTGGATTTAGGGTATAGGAGTCCCCGCTTTTCCAAGGGGAAGATGTTTCAAGACTCCCCAGTGGCTGGCAGAACACTTTTAGGTTTGCTTTGGAGTTAtgtctaatggtgctcaggggacactccaggttctatccttggagtgggggggagggtcactcccggcggtgctgggattgaaccccacaTCTCCCATATGCAAAACCTGTCCTCAGCCCACTGAGCCCAGTCTCTGATCCCGCTCAGAATTCTCCCTGTACAGTGCCTTTTCCTGTGATAAAACTTAACAGGCTCAGTggaggaccggagtgatagtacagtgggatagATCATCTCAAGGTGTGACTCCCTCCCTCTTGGTAAAAGAAAAATGCCCACTAACCCGAGTAGTAATAATGAAAAGAACTGGagaagggccagagagtacaagaggtcgggtgcttgcctttcacactgccaacctgggttcaatccctggcatcccagaacCCTTTCcttcctgccaggaatgagtaaTTCCAAAGCACAGAGCTGGTTATGCGCTGAGCTcactcaggtgtggcccaacaccctccacgcgacacacacacacacacacggaagggGTTTAAGGTGCTTTTCATGGATGCAGAGTTCGTTCCCTAGTtcgttccccagcactgcatagttcCCTTGAGCACCCTCAAGTCCCCAAGCACTGGGCGGGGAGTTGCCTCTGAGCACTACGTTTTGgggcgtggccccaaaagcaaagataaaggcATCATGAGATAAAGACCTCGCGATCCTATTTTGTACTTTGGGATGCCCCGCCCCAGACTGGACAGTGGACTCCAGTCCTGGAACACTATGATTCAGCCGTGAAGGGCCCCTCCACCAGGCTCCCGGGACAGCAGGGCCGGGGCTGGTACGTTCAAAGTCGTCCCAGCTCCTCATCCTCACTCCTGCAGCCCTTAGTCAGCCACGGGGTGAGTGTTAGGGACAGAGTAACCcgaggggggggggaatgggtGGGTCCTAGGGGCACTCCACGGAGCGCAACGGGTGCCGGCGTgcagcccagctgtgctcatctCTCCTGGGCTAGGAAATCACACGAGAACGCCAACCTGCGGCCCCCGGGAACAGAAAGTCACGTGAGAACACCAGCAGTAATCCTGGTAGATAAAGTCACGCGAGAactccagctgtggccccagctGGACAGAAAATCTCGCAAGAACACCCGTTGCGGCTCAGGCAGACAGAAAGTCCCGCGAGAACTGAAGCTGTGGCCCCCAGCAGACAGGAAGTCACGTGAGAACACCAGCTGTGGCTCCCGGAGACAGAACATCCCGCGAGAACCTCAGCTGTGGCCCGGAAGAGCCTGTGCTGGTCCCAgtcggccccccgccccccagtgcaACAGTGTCTTCCTTTAACAAAGACCAAGGCGAGGCGGGCAAGACGAGGACATCATCCTCTGCTGACCCTCCCGGcggtttttatttatattttgacgGAAACAAGCAATATGGGGTGtagaatttctgagtgtaaacAGGAGATCACGTCCCCGTGCGTGGCCCTTTAGACTTACAAAGTTCTCTCGTTAAAAATATGTCTATTTGTTTGAAACGTGGATTGTTTCCAGGAGcataggctttgcatgcagctgccccaggcggggcccatctctggcaccacacagttcctGAACCTCGTAGCAGTCGCAGGCTGCATGTTAATTACGGAAGCCAGTGTGAAGAGACCAGGGGACAGGCCGGGGCTCTGGTGGCCATAGGCCACCGTGCCTGCCAGAGTGGGCCCCACACCGACCTCATCCAGGATCCGCATCCTCAAGCTGGGCTGTTCCACGTAACCCGCAAGCCCAGATTCCCCCATCCCTGAATTTTCTTATCCAGAAGTGAGGCCGAGGAGACCAGGGGAGACGGTGAGGGAAGGGAACTGCCATGGAGGAGCATCCAGGTGGGGGCTGGCGGGCGGGGGAAAACGGGGTGACCAAAAGAGGCCATCAGGGTCAACAGGCTGACCGCGAGACGTGCCTTCTTCCCCAGAtctgccaccagggggcgcccggGACCTGTGCCGCCTTCCAGAACAGCGCCCACTTCCCCCGAAAGAGGGGATGCTTTTCAGCACTGGTGCCTGGGGACAGGGTCAAGCAGAGGATGAACCCTTGGTAGACAGTAAGCACTCCACACATACTTTTTTCCTCCCCTTTTGGTTTCTGGACTGCCTCCGtagatgcgcaggggttactcctggctctgcactaaggaatcactcctggctcaggggacatggaatgctgaggatcaaacttacgcgggccccatgcaaggtaagcgctgtaccatttctccattCCCGCCACACATACTTATTGGAAGGATGCATTAAGGAAGCAGTCGCCCCAGAGTAAGGGGGGCCTGGGAaaaaggggaaactgagactcaCAGTGACATTTGTTAGGGGAGAATGGgatcagagtggggtgggggagtgttggAGCAGAATGATGGCTGTAAGTCCTACAATGAAAGCAGATCGTGGAGCTGACTGCCAGTGTGTCCCCAAGTTTCTGCAGCCCAGGGTATGTAACTGGCGCGCTGgtattacaaaataataataataataagtgctttaaaaaaaaagcaattgacAAGAGATGAATAGCCATATTGAGTCAAAGATGTCCAGCCCAGGAAGACAGAGGTTGTCAAAATGATGTCTGAGCTTTCTGGAAGCCAGAGTAAAAAAAGGGGAGCTGGGTTCATCTCAGGGCCTGGAGAGGTTTGCCTGTTAGGAGAAGCATGCCCGTTTGTTACTGCATCTCTGAATATGTGAgggttcttgtgtgtgtgtgtgtggcagtgggAAGAGAGAACATACTGTCAGGAGGATGAACAATAAAAACCAAACGATCCAGTACTGTGCTTCCTAGTAGCTAGCGGCCAAATGGAACATCAATCCATGACAGAAAGGCCCAGAAAGGCCTGTCCCTCCTTGGGGCCACGCCTGTTTGTGACTGTGTCCTAAGCAAGTGAGGAGGAGGTACCAGGGAGAAAAGCAGACATAGTTTCTgagtgtttaaaaaataaaaattaaaaaaaaaaagagcttcctGGCAGTTAGGGCCCAGAAGTtgttcctgtctttgcactcaggaactatttctgGTCAGAGctcggggaccctacgggatgccgggaatcggagggtcagctacgtgcaaagcaagcaccctccccgccgtCCTATCTCGCCAGCCCTAGCCATGTTGCCGTTTGAACTTGCTTTAGCTGTGTGTgggcggagtgggggggggggcaggaggactTTAGCCGGGGACTCAGACTGGGCAGCGGCGGGCAGTCAGGTGCACACGGCTGTCCTCCGCGGGGCTCCAGGGCCGAGCGTAGCCCGAGTGCGGGAGCAGCAGCTGGTCCTTGGTGCCATCGGGGCTGACGAGGCGCCGGGCGGCCAGCAGGTACTCGCGATGCAGGGCCAGGGGCGGACAGGGGCAGCGGCCGGGCGCCCACACGTACTCCAGCGCGCGCAGGGGCGAGCGGTTCTTGTAGATGAGCAGCACGCGCACCTCATAGCGGGTCTCCTGGGCCTGACGGAGGCGGCCCAGCACTTGGGCTCGGAACACTGGGCAAAGAGCAGtgctgaggtgggggggggggtgtgtggagggggtgccAGCTTGGGGGGCTCAGAATGGggggggcaggagctggggagataggtCAGTACCTACTTTGCCTGctggaggcttgggtttgattcctgataccacaagGGCCCCCCTCTAACCACTGCTAAGaagaaccccctgagcactgctgggtatacccccccaaACAAGCGAACAATAAAGCAGTGGGGGGCTGCTTTATTGAAGCTAGGACAgggaggagggcgcttgcctggcatgcggccaacctgggttcaatcccaggcctcccatatggtttcccaagcaccacgaggagtgagccctgagcactgctgggtggggccccaaaacaaacgaacTACCCCCTCTCCAAAGGAAAGAACAGCACGGGGCCAATTGGCGTCAGGGGAAAAGGGTGCAGCCGGGGATACACTgaggccagggaggggctgggtcaGGGGGTCGCTCACCGAAGTCGCTGTTGCAGTAGTGAAGGAGCCGGTGGGCACGGCCTCGGGTGTCGGGGCAGGGGGGACACGAGTCTGCGGGGCAGTGAGGTCAGGCGCACAGTTCTGGCCCCCCCAGCTGGCCCCCACCCACGCTCACCCCCTtcacctggggcaggggtggaggtccGTGGGGGCCGGGCAGCGGGGGCTGTGGGGATCACGGGGGGCTGTGGCTCCACCTCCCGGGGCTGTGGCTGCCGCAGAGACCAGCCCAGGGCCTGGGTCTGTGCCAGGAACGGGTCATAGCGTTCCTGGGGGAGCCAGAACTCGAACTCGATACCGGGGTTGGGCTCCTGCAGCAGAACCTGTGGCAGGGTTTCCGGAGGGGGGGGAAGGGATTACATGCTGGGGAGTCACCTAATGATACATCGCCCCCCACGCCTCTGTCCTTGACTCTCACTTTGACCTCTGATGCCAACCTCTTCCCCCAACCCCCGTGACTCCATCTTCCCCTCGGTCTCAGCCTCTCACTTTGTCCCCAGGCTCCTCCCCTCTGACCCACTGTCCTAGCCTCCCCCTTCAGACCCCgtccctccagcctcccccctctgATCCTCTGTCCCAGGCCCTCTTTCTGACCCCGGGCCCAGCAGCTCCGTTCTTGTCTCCCTTCTCTAGTCCCTGTGCCCTTCCCAGCATCCCGGTCTCCCCACCCGGccttctggctctgagcacagcttccctactctgttctcttcttcccctgaGATCCTCCGATTCTCTCAGCCTCCCTGCCatccccccatcacacacacacacacacacacacacacacctgtaagAGCATGTCCTGGGTTGTGGGCCCTGGGGCTTGCAGAGTCTCCTCCAGTCCAGCGTCACGGGTGTAGACCACACGGGTGCCCGCTGCCATGTAGGTCCCAGGTGGGCTGATGGCCCAGTTCCCATTGAGCACGTAGCTCCCGTCACCTCCCATCAGTGCTGAAAGGTTAGGATCAGCCAGGGCTCCTGGGACCAgtccctcccacagcccctctgggcctcagtttccccaagtgTAAGCAGCCAGCAGGGCGCCTCCCGCTTCAAACCCAGCTCTACCCAGGTGGTTGCGACTCCGGTGGGAGATACGGAGGTGTCTGGCGCCTTCTGGGATGAGAGTCACGTTCCAGTATCCCGCGAAGGCCCCTGCGCAGGAGAGAAGGGTGTTTGGGACAGAGTGGGGTGTCTTCGAGGCATGATTCGAGGGTTGCACGAGGTAACGCGGGTTAGGGGGGCGGGGACCCAAAACACCTTCCTACACTGGTGTCTTTATAGCTGACATGTGGCAAGGAGAGAGTTAAACCCCATCCATTCTAGGCAGGGCGGAACCCCGGGGAAGCGACCAATCAGAATGGTGACTCAGAGGGGCTGGGTCGCAGCTCGCCCAATCAACACGGGACTTCGCGGCCTAGCCCGCGGCTGATTAAAGAGCTGGACGGGGCGGGCAGTCACCGGCGTCCCGGAACACACGCTGCACGAAGAGGCACGAGTCGTTGGCGCCTCCGCAGCGACCGCACTGGTCCTCGCGAGTGTCAGAGCCCAGCAAACCGTCGCACCCCACGCTCTAAAGAGGGGGGAAAGAGGGCAAGCCGTCAGGGACGGTCTCCAGGCCGCACGCGCTGGGAGCGGGGCCTGGTGTACAGTGGGCGTGGTCTTACGCAGGGGCGTGGTCCCGACCGAATGGGCAGGTTCTATTGGTGGGCAGGGCTTCGAGAGGGGCAGGATTTGGAGGAGGGTGGGTGGAGCCTGGGATACGGGCGGGGCGGGACCATTGGGGGCGTGGTTTGAAGGTGAGGATTGGGATCTCTGGAGGAACAGGACGTGGGGGCGGGCCCTGGGCAAGAGAGGTGGGACCTGAGTAAATGGCCAGGGATGAGAGAAGAGGGCGGCACTCTGGGGGTTCTTACGAGACAGCGGCCTGCCACgcagagcccctgggcaccaGGGCTGCAGGGGGTACCATCCAGCACTCGGCCGAAGCTGTGGTAGAAGGTGTGCCCCTCGGCCAAGCAGTTGAGGTCGCACtggttgggtgctggggatggacggGAGGAGTGGTTGGGTGGACCCAAGGGGCATCTAGCAAGGTCCAGCCTCTTCCCTGCTGGACTCCTGGGGCCGAGGAGGCCCAGCGATGCAGCCAAGGCCACACTAGGAGGTAGTTAACAGCCTGGACTGGGTCTCTCCTAGCTATTATTAGGGCTATATacagcattcattcattcattcattcattcctgatAGATCCTGAAATTAGAGGTCCTTATACATAAcgaagcctagcaagctacccgtgacatatt is part of the Sorex araneus isolate mSorAra2 chromosome 2, mSorAra2.pri, whole genome shotgun sequence genome and harbors:
- the ADAMTSL5 gene encoding ADAMTS-like protein 5 isoform X1; its protein translation is MGKPRHKDTEWLGPGCTERSHPLQAHLFLWWTVLSCGLGSSAQGPGEWTPWGSWSRCSSSCGRGLAMRSRRCIRLPGEQPCWGDSHEYRLCSLPDCPLGAVPFRDLQCALYNGHPVSGIQKTYQWVPFYGAPNQCDLNCLAEGHTFYHSFGRVLDGTPCSPGAQGLCVAGRCLSVGCDGLLGSDTREDQCGRCGGANDSCLFVQRVFRDAGAFAGYWNVTLIPEGARHLRISHRSRNHLALMGGDGSYVLNGNWAISPPGTYMAAGTRVVYTRDAGLEETLQAPGPTTQDMLLQVLLQEPNPGIEFEFWLPQERYDPFLAQTQALGWSLRQPQPREVEPQPPVIPTAPAARPPRTSTPAPDSCPPCPDTRGRAHRLLHYCNSDFVFRAQVLGRLRQAQETRYEVRVLLIYKNRSPLRALEYVWAPGRCPCPPLALHREYLLAARRLVSPDGTKDQLLLPHSGYARPWSPAEDSRVHLTARRCPV
- the ADAMTSL5 gene encoding ADAMTS-like protein 5 isoform X2, which produces MGKPRHKDTEWLGPGCTERSHPLQAHLFLWWTVLSCGLGSSAQGPGEWTPWGSWSRCSSSCGRGLAMRSRRCIRLPGEQPCWGDSHEYRLCSLPDCPLGAVPFRDLQCALYNGHPVSGIQKTYQWVPFYGAPNQCDLNCLAEGHTFYHSFGRVLDGTPCSPGAQGLCVAGRCLSVGCDGLLGSDTREDQCGRCGGANDSCLFVQRVFRDAGAFAGYWNVTLIPEGARHLRISHRSRNHLALMGGDGSYVLNGNWAISPPGTYMAAGTRVVYTRDAGLEETLQAPGPTTQDMLLQVLLQEPNPGIEFEFWLPQERYDPFLAQTQALGWSLRQPQPREVEPQPPVIPTAPAARPPRTSTPAPDSCPPCPDTRGRAHRLLHYCNSDFALLFAQCSEPKCWAASVRPRRPAMRCACCSSTRTARPCARWSTCGRPAAAPVRPWPCIASTCWPPGASSAPMAPRTSCCSRTRATLGPGAPRRTAVCT
- the ADAMTSL5 gene encoding ADAMTS-like protein 5 isoform X3; translated protein: MRSRRCIRLPGEQPCWGDSHEYRLCSLPDCPLGAVPFRDLQCALYNGHPVSGIQKTYQWVPFYGAPNQCDLNCLAEGHTFYHSFGRVLDGTPCSPGAQGLCVAGRCLSVGCDGLLGSDTREDQCGRCGGANDSCLFVQRVFRDAGAFAGYWNVTLIPEGARHLRISHRSRNHLALMGGDGSYVLNGNWAISPPGTYMAAGTRVVYTRDAGLEETLQAPGPTTQDMLLQVLLQEPNPGIEFEFWLPQERYDPFLAQTQALGWSLRQPQPREVEPQPPVIPTAPAARPPRTSTPAPDSCPPCPDTRGRAHRLLHYCNSDFVFRAQVLGRLRQAQETRYEVRVLLIYKNRSPLRALEYVWAPGRCPCPPLALHREYLLAARRLVSPDGTKDQLLLPHSGYARPWSPAEDSRVHLTARRCPV